One window of the Cryptomeria japonica chromosome 7, Sugi_1.0, whole genome shotgun sequence genome contains the following:
- the LOC131036450 gene encoding F-box/kelch-repeat protein SKIP11-like, translated as MDFLQELPEQIFRDILLRISYESQSKIKQLLKPAKEMMECFKFYQDRIKFGLANKYICFLQRCEVSIYDPIDHSCKPFRTEHEISHSSKIINVNHKIVVLDGHFSLSPKIWIYDLLSSTWKRGADIPTPSDRNKYAWCASPDGSIYIAGGYDNIAGRKLRDAAVYKVDEDKWELLPQMYENVGRYCRGFFIEGMFYVLYRYRTQRFDPNTRVWTTIANMSLPYSYYYVLLYAFGRLIAFTTKGIEEYDWEGSVWREVEPLPQGFTVLHATVWYDQIFLRGYSNFMRPIFYMYKPGAALTERWISIEEPNIFLENYVESIVTIEI; from the coding sequence ATGGATTTTTTACAGGAACTCCCCGAACAGATATTTCGAGACATTCTACTAAGAATATCGTATGAATCTCAGTCAAAGATTAAGCAGTTGTTGAAGCCTGCCAAAGAAATGATGGAATGCTTCAAATTTTATCAAGATAGAATTAAGTTTGGGCTGGccaataaatatatatgttttcttCAGCGTTGTGAGGTATCTATATACGATCCTATTGATCATTCATGTAAACCTTTTCGAACTGAACATGAAATCTCACACTCTTCTAAGATTATAAATGTGAATCATAAGATAGTTGTGCTAGACGGGCACTTTTCTTTAAGTCCAAAGATTTGGATATATGATTTATTATCTAGTACATGGAAGCGAGGTGCTGATATTCCAACCCCGAGTGATAGAAATAAGTATGCATGGTGTGCTTCACCCGATGGATCAATTTACATTGCAGGAGGATATGACAATATTGCTGGCCGTAAGCTCCGTGACGCAGCAGTTTATAAAGTAGATGAAGACAAGTGGGAGCTTCTTCCTCAGATGTACGAAAATGTTGGTCGGTACTGTAGAGGTTTTTTTATTGAAGGAATGTTTTATGTCCTATATCGTTATAGAACTCAAAGATTTGATCCCAACACAAGAGTATGGACAACAATAGCAAATATGTCTTTGCCTTATTCCTATTACTACGTTCTTCTATATGCATTTGGACGACTAATTGCATTTACGaccaaaggaatagaagaatatgATTGGGAAGGAAGTGTATGGAGAGAAGTGGAACCGCTCCCTCAAGGCTTTACAGTTCTCCATGCCACAGTGTGGTATGATCAAATTTTCTTGCGGGGATATAGCAATTTTATGCGTCCCATTTTTTATATGTATAAACCTGGAGCAGCATTAACCGAGAGGTGGATTTCTATCGAAGAGCCAAACATTTTTCTGGAAAACTATGTCGAATCTATTGTCACAATAGAAATTTAA